Part of the Niallia alba genome is shown below.
CATTGGGGAAGTTTGTGTTCTAAGCAATGTTTCTTCTGTAATATAAAATGAATCCTGCATATCCCTAGCTGGGTGATCTTTAGGAAGATTCAAGGCTTCAAAATTATAGTAATCATTTTCTACCTCTGGTCCTTCTTCAATGGTATAACCCATACCAATAAAGAGATCTTCAATTTCTTCCACTACTCTTGTAAGTGGATGGTGATTCCCCACAGCGACTGGACGTCCAGGTAATGTAATATCAATTTTCTCAGAAGCAATTTTTTCATGGACAATTGCTTCTTCTAATGCTTTTTGTTTTGCTTCAATGTGATGAGTAATTTCATCACGAATTACATTCACTAACGCACCCATTTTTGGTCTTTCTTCTGCAGATAGTTTGCCCATCCCTTTTAACACTTCTGTGATCGGACCTTTTTTACCTAAGTATGCAATACGAATTTCATTTAATTCTTTCATATCATTACTGTTTTCAATGCGTGTTAGCGCTTCAGCTTGCAGTTCTTTTAATTTATCTTCCATTACATTTCCTCCTTAATATATTGTTTTCGCATGAAAATTGGCATAAAAAAACCCCATCCCCAAAAAAGGGACGAGGTTATTGTCGCGGTACCACCCTAATTAACTTGTATGTATATAAAACAAGTTCACTTCATTTGGATAACGGTAGTCTATACCGGTACATCTTTACACCTTTCTAAAAGAAAAATGGTCCCGATGCCGACTCAGGAGGTGAACTTCATAAATGCTTTTAATAAAAATGCTTTCAGTCTACGGCATTTTCTTCCTACATTAAAAATCATCTATTACTTTTCTCCATCAATGTCTTTATTCATGTAATTTGGTTTTAATTATAATATATATCTATTCAGTTTTCAAATGCCTTTTTAGTTTGAACTCAGACTTTCTCGCATTTCCCATAAGAGTCGAACGAGTGCCTCTTCCGCCCCACATTATTTTATTTTCAAATGCTGCTTC
Proteins encoded:
- the pheS gene encoding phenylalanine--tRNA ligase subunit alpha, which translates into the protein MEDKLKELQAEALTRIENSNDMKELNEIRIAYLGKKGPITEVLKGMGKLSAEERPKMGALVNVIRDEITHHIEAKQKALEEAIVHEKIASEKIDITLPGRPVAVGNHHPLTRVVEEIEDLFIGMGYTIEEGPEVENDYYNFEALNLPKDHPARDMQDSFYITEETLLRTQTSPMQARTLEKHKGKGPVKIICPGKVYRRDNDDATHSHQFMQIEGLVVDENIRMSDLIGTLEVFAKKMFGEEREIRLRPSFFPFTEPSVEVDISCFICKGAGCSVCKKTGWIEILGAGMVHPNVLEMSGFDSKKYSGFAFGMGPERIAMLKYGIDDIRHFYTNDVRFLKQFSVPEY